The following are from one region of the Vibrio rarus genome:
- the fabV gene encoding enoyl-ACP reductase FabV, giving the protein MIIKPRIRGFICTTTHPVGCEANVKQQIAYTKAQGPIANAPKRVLVVGSSSGYGLSSRIAAAFGGGASTIGVFFEKAGTEKKPGTAGFYNAAAFDKLAHEEGLYAKSLNGDAFSNEAKQKAIDLIKEDLGQIDMVVYSLASPVRKLPETGELIRSALKPIGNTYTSTAVDTNKDQIIEASIEPATEQEIADTVTVMGGEDWELWINALSEAGVLADGCKTVAYSYIGTELTWPIYWDGALGRAKMDLDRAATALNEKLSATGGSANVAVLKSVVTQASSAIPVMPLYIAMVFKKMREEGVHEGCMQQIFRMFSERLYKADGSAAEVDESNRLRLDDWELREDIQQHCRDLWPQITSENIRDLTDYQEYKDEFLSLFGFGLEGIDYSADVDTLVDFDVIDI; this is encoded by the coding sequence ATGATCATAAAACCTCGAATTCGTGGATTTATCTGTACCACAACACACCCAGTGGGCTGTGAAGCTAATGTAAAACAACAAATCGCTTACACTAAAGCACAAGGACCGATTGCCAATGCACCGAAACGTGTATTAGTGGTGGGCTCTTCAAGTGGCTATGGCTTATCTTCTCGTATTGCCGCAGCCTTTGGTGGCGGTGCGTCGACTATCGGTGTTTTCTTCGAGAAAGCAGGAACGGAAAAGAAACCGGGTACTGCAGGTTTCTATAATGCGGCGGCATTTGACAAGTTAGCACACGAAGAAGGCTTGTACGCTAAGAGCTTAAATGGCGATGCGTTTTCTAATGAAGCAAAACAAAAAGCCATTGACCTTATCAAAGAGGATCTAGGCCAAATTGATATGGTGGTGTACTCACTGGCTTCTCCAGTGCGTAAATTGCCAGAAACTGGCGAGTTGATTCGTTCCGCACTCAAACCTATCGGCAATACTTACACTTCTACTGCGGTTGATACCAATAAAGACCAAATTATCGAAGCCAGCATTGAACCTGCAACGGAGCAAGAAATTGCCGATACAGTGACGGTGATGGGTGGCGAAGATTGGGAACTATGGATCAATGCACTTTCTGAAGCTGGCGTTTTAGCCGATGGCTGCAAGACGGTTGCATACAGCTACATTGGTACTGAGCTGACATGGCCAATCTATTGGGATGGTGCTCTAGGCCGTGCCAAAATGGACTTGGATCGTGCCGCAACGGCATTGAATGAGAAACTGTCTGCAACAGGCGGTAGTGCAAACGTTGCGGTACTTAAATCCGTGGTCACTCAAGCCAGCTCTGCGATCCCTGTGATGCCTCTTTATATCGCGATGGTATTCAAGAAAATGCGTGAAGAAGGTGTACACGAAGGTTGTATGCAGCAAATCTTCCGTATGTTCAGCGAGCGCTTATATAAAGCCGATGGTAGCGCAGCTGAAGTGGATGAGAGCAATCGCCTACGTCTTGATGACTGGGAACTGCGTGAAGACATTCAACAACATTGTCGTGATCTTTGGCCACAAATCACCTCTGAAAACATCAGAGATTTGACCGATTATCAAGAATACAAAGATGAGTTCTTAAGCCTGTTCGGTTTTGGTCTTGAAGGTATTGATTACAGCGCTGATGTTGATACGTTAGTTGACTTTGATGTGATTGATATTTAA
- a CDS encoding GrxA family glutaredoxin produces the protein MFVVIFGRPGCPYCVRAKEIADELKEKREDFNYRYVDIHAEGISKADLEKTVGKPVETVPQIFVDQEHVGGCTEFEAYAKANLDLYA, from the coding sequence ATGTTTGTTGTTATTTTTGGTCGCCCTGGTTGCCCATACTGTGTTCGTGCAAAAGAAATTGCTGATGAGCTAAAAGAAAAACGTGAAGACTTTAACTACCGTTATGTTGATATTCACGCGGAAGGCATTTCTAAAGCGGATTTAGAAAAAACAGTCGGTAAGCCTGTTGAGACAGTACCTCAAATTTTCGTTGACCAAGAACACGTTGGTGGCTGCACTGAATTTGAAGCATACGCTAAAGCAAACCTAGATCTATACGCATAA
- a CDS encoding iron-containing alcohol dehydrogenase, translating to MFHFMTTSKIVFGEGALQSSLSILNQFGYSVLLVTGKDRSRAHTIIEYLKSQSIRYQHISVTSEPTIAMVEESAIVARRFKPDVVVAMGGGSVIDMGKALAAMTTNFGDLYDYVEVVGRNVPIKSPPLPMIAIPTTASTGAEATKNAVIKSGQDRVKVSLRHPQMLPDVAIVDPTLTYGTDVQTSGRGAMDAFTHLMEAYVCGEPNPLTDMICEEGLRRIARSVVPACVYDNPRARSDLSFAALLGGMAISNAKLGAAHGLASALGGKIPAPHGVITARLAPFVMAANSKMALHCGRTDLLTRYKKVSELITGDPSAQIEEGIAWVSHTIEQLHIPSLSRYGLSHLSFAEIAQDALQSVAMKGNSLPLSQDVLMEILSQVGSGHQQQEKRDDLSEMV from the coding sequence ATGTTTCATTTTATGACGACATCAAAGATTGTCTTTGGAGAAGGCGCCCTACAATCATCACTCTCAATTCTGAACCAGTTTGGTTACAGTGTGTTATTGGTGACAGGCAAAGACCGCTCTCGCGCACACACCATCATAGAGTACTTGAAATCTCAATCTATTCGTTATCAACACATTTCGGTTACTTCTGAACCCACCATTGCCATGGTGGAAGAGTCGGCCATTGTCGCGCGCAGGTTTAAGCCTGACGTGGTGGTTGCCATGGGCGGTGGTAGTGTGATTGATATGGGTAAAGCCTTAGCCGCCATGACGACCAATTTTGGCGATCTTTATGATTATGTGGAAGTAGTAGGTAGAAATGTGCCGATCAAATCGCCCCCTTTACCTATGATTGCGATCCCTACCACGGCCAGTACCGGCGCAGAAGCCACGAAAAATGCGGTGATTAAATCGGGGCAGGATAGAGTAAAAGTGAGCTTACGCCACCCGCAAATGTTACCCGATGTGGCTATTGTTGATCCAACCCTGACTTACGGGACTGATGTGCAAACCTCCGGCCGAGGCGCAATGGATGCCTTTACACACCTGATGGAGGCGTATGTGTGTGGTGAACCCAATCCACTGACCGATATGATTTGTGAAGAAGGTTTGCGTCGCATTGCCCGTTCTGTGGTGCCCGCCTGTGTGTATGATAATCCACGTGCCCGCAGTGATCTTTCATTTGCAGCTTTATTAGGTGGCATGGCCATTAGTAATGCCAAACTCGGAGCCGCGCATGGCTTGGCGTCGGCATTAGGGGGCAAAATCCCAGCGCCACACGGGGTAATCACCGCACGGCTTGCCCCATTTGTCATGGCTGCCAATTCTAAGATGGCCCTACATTGTGGACGCACAGATTTATTGACCCGTTATAAAAAGGTCTCAGAACTTATTACCGGAGACCCTAGTGCGCAAATAGAAGAGGGCATAGCATGGGTGTCACATACCATAGAGCAACTGCACATTCCCAGTTTATCGCGCTACGGATTGAGTCACCTCTCTTTTGCCGAAATTGCACAAGATGCATTGCAATCGGTGGCGATGAAAGGAAATTCATTGCCTCTGAGTCAAGACGTACTGATGGAAATTCTTAGCCAAGTTGGCAGTGGTCATCAGCAACAAGAGAAGAGAGATGATCTTTCTGAGATGGTATAG
- a CDS encoding MurR/RpiR family transcriptional regulator, producing the protein MNTLEKVQKNIDNFSKSERKVAEVIMANPQTAIHSSIATLAKLADVSEPTVNRFCRRLDTKGFPDFKLHLAQSLANGTPYVSRNVEENDGPDAYTHKIFESTMACLDVAKSSLDSHQVNRAVDLLTQAKRISFFGQGASSAVAKDAQNKFIRFNIPITCYDDPVMQRMSCINSTDNDVVVLISHTGRTKSLIEIAHLARDNGATVIAITAKNSPLDKAVSLTITLDISEDTDVYMPMASRVVQMTIIDVLATGFTLRRGSGFRDNLKRVKETLRESRFDKDEF; encoded by the coding sequence ATGAATACTTTAGAAAAAGTTCAAAAAAATATAGACAACTTCAGCAAGTCAGAAAGAAAAGTCGCTGAAGTGATCATGGCGAATCCACAAACGGCAATTCACTCAAGTATCGCCACATTAGCTAAACTTGCTGATGTGAGTGAGCCTACAGTCAATCGTTTTTGTCGCCGCTTAGACACTAAAGGATTTCCCGATTTTAAATTGCATTTAGCGCAAAGCTTAGCCAATGGCACGCCTTATGTTAGCCGCAATGTTGAAGAAAATGACGGACCGGATGCGTATACTCATAAAATATTTGAATCAACCATGGCCTGTCTGGATGTGGCTAAAAGCAGCCTAGACTCACACCAAGTGAACCGAGCGGTTGATTTGTTGACTCAAGCAAAACGTATTTCATTCTTTGGTCAGGGGGCATCTTCTGCTGTTGCTAAAGATGCGCAAAACAAATTTATTCGCTTTAACATCCCCATCACTTGTTACGATGATCCTGTGATGCAACGCATGAGCTGTATCAATAGTACAGATAACGATGTGGTGGTATTAATCTCACATACAGGCCGTACTAAAAGCCTCATTGAGATCGCCCATTTAGCTCGTGATAATGGCGCAACGGTAATCGCTATCACCGCTAAGAACTCTCCCTTAGATAAAGCGGTTTCCTTAACCATTACCCTCGATATTTCAGAAGACACAGATGTGTACATGCCAATGGCCAGTCGCGTTGTGCAAATGACTATTATTGATGTACTAGCGACAGGCTTTACGTTGCGTCGTGGCAGTGGTTTTCGTGACAATCTAAAACGAGTCAAAGAAACCCTACGCGAGTCTCGCTTCGACAAAGACGAGTTTTAA
- the panP gene encoding pyridoxal-dependent aspartate 1-decarboxylase PanP, giving the protein MVSQDKTAKVDFESLLRIFTVPEGPESTLTQIENSLSLNLNKFLKEHIVAEEKPLQEIEKDFKDSQLPETPSFVSEHTEHLLDTLVSHSVHTSSPSFIGHMTSALPYFLMPLSKIMIALNQNLVKIETSKAFTPLERQVLGMLHNLIYTQNDDFYAQWMHSAQHSLGTFCSGGTIANITALWVARNNAFPAQGDFRGIERQGLFKALKHYNYEGVAVVVSERGHYSLKKAADVLGIGRESLIPVKTDDNNKVCLSDLKAKLVELESNRIKTIAVVGIAGTTETGNIDPLTEIAALCKTHHCHFHVDAAWGGATLMSNKHRHLLAGIELADSVTIDAHKQLYIPMGAGMVLFKDPHSMASVEHHAAYILRKGSKDLGSHSLEGSRSGMAMLLYSSMHIISRPGYELLINAGLDKARSFAQLIKQQADFELVTEPELCLLTYRYIPQHVKSALQKAQGKQKRKLNDLLNGLTQFIQKHQRESGLSFVSRTTLTPKQWDNLTTTVFRVVLANPLTTDTILGNVLAEQREIAKAALSLNKQIDVTVTAIESKM; this is encoded by the coding sequence ATGGTTTCCCAGGACAAAACAGCGAAAGTTGATTTCGAAAGCTTACTCAGAATTTTTACCGTTCCCGAAGGGCCTGAATCAACACTAACTCAAATAGAAAACAGTCTTTCTTTAAACCTAAATAAGTTTCTGAAAGAACACATTGTTGCTGAAGAGAAACCGTTACAAGAAATTGAAAAAGACTTCAAGGATTCACAGCTGCCTGAAACGCCAAGCTTTGTCTCTGAGCATACTGAACATCTATTGGATACATTAGTATCGCACTCTGTGCATACTTCATCCCCTAGCTTTATTGGTCATATGACGTCGGCTTTGCCGTATTTTTTGATGCCACTATCAAAAATTATGATCGCCCTAAATCAAAACCTCGTAAAAATTGAAACCTCGAAAGCATTTACGCCATTAGAGCGACAAGTTCTGGGCATGTTGCATAACCTTATCTATACACAAAATGATGATTTTTATGCGCAATGGATGCACAGTGCACAACACTCTTTAGGGACGTTTTGTTCTGGCGGGACCATAGCCAACATCACCGCCTTATGGGTGGCACGCAATAATGCTTTCCCTGCACAAGGTGATTTTCGTGGTATTGAAAGGCAAGGTCTTTTCAAAGCACTGAAACATTATAACTATGAAGGTGTGGCCGTCGTGGTTTCGGAACGCGGCCATTACTCTTTGAAAAAAGCGGCTGACGTATTAGGTATCGGTCGTGAAAGTTTAATCCCAGTTAAAACGGACGATAACAATAAAGTTTGCCTCTCTGATTTAAAAGCCAAGCTAGTTGAATTAGAGTCCAATCGCATCAAAACCATTGCGGTTGTTGGGATTGCGGGGACAACCGAAACGGGAAATATTGACCCGCTCACTGAGATTGCCGCTTTATGTAAAACGCACCACTGTCATTTCCATGTGGATGCCGCCTGGGGTGGTGCTACGCTGATGTCCAATAAACACCGACACCTGTTAGCGGGCATTGAACTGGCTGACTCTGTGACGATTGACGCTCATAAACAGCTGTATATCCCTATGGGAGCGGGTATGGTTCTCTTTAAAGATCCCCACTCCATGGCAAGTGTGGAACATCATGCGGCCTATATTTTACGTAAGGGCTCAAAAGATTTAGGCAGTCATTCTTTGGAAGGTTCTCGTTCTGGAATGGCGATGTTGCTCTACTCAAGCATGCATATAATCAGTCGACCAGGCTATGAGTTACTGATTAATGCCGGCTTAGACAAAGCGCGCAGTTTTGCCCAATTAATTAAGCAACAAGCGGATTTTGAATTAGTGACTGAACCTGAGCTGTGCCTGCTCACCTACCGCTACATTCCTCAGCATGTAAAATCGGCTTTGCAAAAAGCTCAAGGTAAGCAAAAGCGCAAACTCAATGACCTATTAAATGGTTTGACTCAATTCATCCAAAAACATCAGCGCGAAAGTGGCCTTTCTTTTGTGTCACGCACCACACTCACTCCTAAGCAGTGGGACAATCTAACCACGACCGTATTCCGTGTTGTCTTAGCTAACCCGTTAACAACCGATACAATCCTTGGCAATGTGTTAGCTGAACAAAGAGAAATTGCTAAAGCCGCACTCTCTCTTAACAAACAAATTGATGTCACTGTAACTGCCATTGAATCCAAAATGTAA
- a CDS encoding lysine exporter LysO family protein, which produces MFSGLLFIFIPLIVGYFITIKSTSRLNSINKVCSHTVLFILFLMGISIAGMENLGDNIQQILFITACFFISISLFNLLALPFVDRLSPLAVESKQNTLPLLDMASESLKLIVVVAIGVVIGLVTPSYWAWVHTASEWTLFVLLFLIGIQLRNSGLTLREIILNKQGSIIATVIVLTSWLGGLISAWILDIPLSQGLAMASGFGWYSLTGILITDSYGPLYGSASLIIELLRELTALICIPLLIKSRPCTAIGYAGATAMDFTLPVIQQTGGIRCVPVAIVSGFILSLLVPVLILTFSGVGL; this is translated from the coding sequence ATGTTTTCTGGATTACTGTTCATATTTATTCCGCTAATTGTCGGTTATTTCATCACAATAAAAAGCACGTCACGGCTCAACAGCATAAATAAAGTGTGCTCCCATACGGTATTGTTTATCTTATTTTTGATGGGAATAAGCATTGCTGGTATGGAAAATCTAGGTGACAACATACAACAGATTCTTTTCATCACTGCCTGCTTTTTTATTAGTATCAGCCTATTTAACCTACTGGCACTGCCATTTGTTGACCGACTCTCTCCTCTAGCGGTTGAAAGTAAACAAAATACATTACCTTTGCTCGACATGGCTTCCGAATCACTAAAATTGATAGTGGTAGTGGCCATCGGGGTCGTTATTGGTCTCGTCACCCCCTCTTATTGGGCATGGGTTCATACGGCCAGTGAATGGACATTATTTGTTTTGCTCTTTTTAATTGGCATTCAATTGCGCAATAGTGGCCTCACGCTGCGTGAAATCATCCTAAATAAACAGGGTTCCATCATTGCGACCGTTATCGTACTCACCTCATGGCTAGGTGGCCTTATTTCGGCATGGATACTCGACATCCCTCTCAGTCAAGGCTTAGCCATGGCATCGGGTTTTGGCTGGTACTCTTTAACGGGCATTTTAATCACCGACAGTTATGGCCCGCTCTATGGCAGTGCTTCACTGATTATTGAACTGTTACGTGAACTTACCGCTCTTATTTGTATTCCTCTTCTAATTAAAAGCCGTCCTTGTACTGCCATTGGCTATGCGGGGGCAACCGCCATGGACTTTACTCTCCCCGTCATTCAACAAACCGGCGGGATACGTTGTGTGCCAGTGGCCATTGTTAGCGGCTTTATTCTCAGTTTACTGGTTCCGGTTCTGATTTTAACGTTTTCAGGGGTTGGGCTGTAA